A genome region from Christensenella minuta includes the following:
- a CDS encoding DRTGG domain-containing protein, whose product MKVTEIAKLLDAEFLCGADRPDTEILCACGADMMSDVLAFTKHDAILMTGLVNNHVIRTAEMMDIPCILFVRGKRPAQDIIDMAEEREMVLLATDKPMFTTCGILYQNGIKGGMRGE is encoded by the coding sequence ATGAAAGTTACGGAAATTGCAAAACTTCTGGATGCGGAGTTTCTCTGCGGAGCCGACAGGCCGGATACGGAGATACTTTGCGCATGCGGTGCGGATATGATGAGCGACGTGTTGGCATTCACCAAACACGACGCGATTTTGATGACGGGCCTGGTCAACAACCATGTGATCCGGACGGCTGAAATGATGGATATTCCCTGTATTTTATTTGTTCGCGGAAAACGGCCTGCACAGGACATCATCGATATGGCGGAAGAACGCGAGATGGTACTCCTTGCGACGGATAAACCGATGTTTACGACGTGCGGCATTCTCTACCAAAATGGAATAAAAGGCGGCATGCGGGGGGAATAA
- a CDS encoding deoxycytidylate deaminase, translated as MDKWDKRFMDLAEEIAHWTSCYKTDRSIGAIIVKNKRIVTTGYNGAPAGIDSCKDRGECLRINMGIPSGERHELCYAIHAEQNAIIQAAKLGVAIDGATMYCTHQPCSICAKMIVNAGIVRIVYKHPYPDEFASRIFEMVDIQVEQYKE; from the coding sequence ATGGATAAGTGGGATAAAAGGTTTATGGACCTTGCGGAAGAAATCGCGCATTGGACGAGCTGTTACAAAACGGACCGCAGCATCGGGGCGATCATTGTCAAAAATAAACGTATCGTAACGACAGGATATAATGGCGCGCCCGCAGGAATCGACAGCTGTAAGGACCGCGGAGAATGCCTGCGCATCAATATGGGGATTCCTTCCGGAGAGCGGCACGAACTGTGTTATGCGATCCACGCTGAACAGAATGCAATCATCCAGGCGGCGAAACTTGGAGTGGCGATCGATGGAGCGACAATGTATTGTACACACCAGCCGTGTTCGATCTGCGCTAAAATGATTGTAAATGCAGGGATCGTCCGTATTGTATACAAGCATCCATATCCGGATGAATTCGCAAGTAGGATATTTGAAATGGTAGATATTCAGGTGGAACAGTATAAGGAATAG